The genomic window CTTTTATCATAGTTTCTCTGGCTGCTTTTTCGGCAGGCATTTTTTCAAGCGCCTGCAAAGCTTCCAACCTGTCCATAAAAAGGGGAGCATGGGTATACTGGAAAATATTCTGCGATAAAGTCTTTGCTTCCTTCTTAGTGGCAAGCAGATATTTTTCGGCATCTACATTCACCAGCTCTGGTTCGGCTGGTACGTCAAAGCTAAAATTCTGAGATTGTTTGTCTGCCACAACTTCCTTACGCTCAGTATTACCGGATACATAAATATCTATGGCCATAGGCAAGCGATATAATGGAACTTTACTAAGGTCCTGCTGCTGAACTACGCTTACGATTACCTTCTTTGCTGCTGCATCGTACCGGGTATCGATCTTCAACACTGGATGCCCGGACGCCAGGAACCATTGGTTGAAAAACCAGTTAAGATCCTCGCCTGTCACTTCCTCAAAGGCCATCCTCAAATCATCTATTTCGGCAGTCTTATAGGCGTTCCTTGTCAAATAGAGGTGAAGGGATTTAAAAAAGGCTTCATCGCCCACTGTTTTACGTAACATGTGAAGAATGCGCCCACCCTTCTGATAGCTCACTGCATCAAACATCTGATCGCGATCGGCGTAATTAAAACGGATCACATCGGCATCTTTCCCCTGTGTAGAAGTAAGGTAAGTTTGCAAATCCTTCCAGCCATACTGGTCGGCATGGTCCCTCCCATACTTATGTTCATTCCAGAGATACTCACCGTATGTGGCAAACGATTCATTAAGCGGAAGGTTCGCCCATGATTCGGCAGTTACCAGGTCGCCGAACCAGTGGTGAAACAGCTCGTGTGAGATGATATCTTCATAACTCTCGTCCAGATACTGTTCTTTCGTCATATTCATCCTTTCAAACAGAACGGTTGCTGTAGTATTTTCCATCGCGCCGCCCTGAAAGTCGCGCACAACGATTTGGGAATATTTTTCCCATGGGTAAGGTACGCCCGTTTTATTTGAGAAGAACTCTATCATCCCGGGAGTTTTACCAAAGATGAGCCTCGCGTTTTTGGCGAAAGCTGGCTCCATGTAATAGCTTACTTCTTTACCCTTCCAGCTGTCCTTCACAATGTCGAATTTGCCTGCGGCAACCATGGTCAGGTATGTAGAATGCGGTTGCTCCTGGCGCCATGTGTCGGTGCGTGTACCGTCTCCATTGTCTGAGGAGAAATCCAGTATACCGTTTGAAAGAGTGACCATGCTGTCGGGAACAGTGAGACTGATTTCCTGGGTCATCTTCTCTTGCGGCCCATCGATTGTAGGAAACCAGGCTGAGTTCGACTCTGTTTCTCCCTGCGTCCAGAACTGCCTCGGTTTATCGGTTTCCTTCCCCCGGGGGTTAATAAAGTAAAACCCGCGGTCGCCCGATGAGTTAATGTCTTCGCCCACCTTTAGTTTATCGGGCATGGCTACATACTGGATATACAGCGTGTACTTTTCATCCCGGGTATACACTTTATCAAGAGATATCCTGAGCTTCTTGCGATCATAAGTATACTTCAGGGGCTTGAGACTTTCGTCCTTGAGAAGCAATGCTACCTGCTCTACTTTAAATCCTTTGGCATTTAATATTACCGAATCGGAGGAGTAAAACCATGGCTTCGCCTGTATAAAAGCCTTACCTTTAACATAGGCACTGTCCCAGTCGAACTTAAGGTCGAGCTTCGTGTGGATAATATCGGTTAATCTGGGGTAGCTGCCTCTATATATATTCGCGCCCGGAGCATTGGCACTTACAGTAACGGGATCCATCACCACCTTCTGTGTGGTTGAACACGATATTGAAAAAAATATGCACAGTGCTATGCAGCACCAATAATTCTGTATTTTCATTAAAAAGCTTGTCTTTTACCGGTATATATCAGGACTCCCGAAGCAAATCGTTTATCTGTTTTTCGAATTCCATAACAAAATCAGTGTAGTGTTTACCGGTACCCGGGCCACTGAAGCCGGTGTGAATACTTCTGACTTTCCCCCTCTTGTCGATAACAATCGTGGTGGGGAAGGCTTTAAACTCATTCAGGGCCGGCATACTTTTCAAAGCTTCTTTGTTGGTATACCCGGTGAGAAGAATCGGATAGGTTATATCAAGCCGGTCTCTCAGCTGCTGAAGACTCTTTTTTGAGCGTTCGGTATCTGTAGTTCTTTCATAAGCCAGTCCAACTACTTCCACTCCTTTGCTTTTATTCTTTTTATAAAAGGGGGCGAGGTATCCGGATTCATCCATGCAATTAGGGCACCATGAACCCAGGAACTGAACTATAACTACCTTGTTTTTAAACCGGGAACTGGAGAGAGAAACGTTATTGCCATTCAGGTCGGGGAAATTAAAATCTATTGTTGAATAGCCCGGCTTAAGCCTCGTCAGCGAGTAAGCATCGGGAAGCATCGCGTTAGGGTCTTTTTTTGCAGTCCAGTTATCTACTGATGAAAGACCCGCATAGAACTTCCCGTCTATAATCGTATTACCTTTAACCCTTCCGGTGAACAGGAATGCATGTGATCCGTCAAACGTAGACAGGAAAAGCTTATCGCCCGAAAGTGCCCCTTCCAGATAGCGGTAGTCGCCTGTAGTGGTTAAAAAAGTGCCTGTAACTTTTGTAGAATCCTGAGTAAACTCACCGACAGCAATAGTGGTATCCTTTCCGTCGGAACTTACAAATGTGGACGACCATCTTCCGGTAACATTCTGCCCTGATCCGTCACCTGAAACAAGGAACCTGCTTGTAACACCATGTTCTGCAGCAAACTCCATTGCTACCTCTTTACCAGGCAGATGCCTGATCCACTTCCCGTTCAGGCCCGAAGAGCTAAACTCAGCTTTTATTTCTGAGTCGAACAAGGGTAGCTTAATCGTAACAGAATCATTGCTTACACTGATATCGTCTACCCTGAACCGCTCGCCGGCATTTGTTATATAAATTACCTTTCGGCCGCTGGTATCGCTCACAATAAAATTAAAAGGAATCTCGGTTCCCGATTCAGTCTTCAGGGTAGCTCTCCAGGTGCCATTTTCCAAACCTTCTGATGATTTACCGCAACTGAAAAAAAGCGTTGCCGACCACAAAAGAGCAATTAGAAAAGAGTAGATTTTTAAATGATTTGCTTTACGTTTTATTTGATGAGGCATGTTCTTAATGTCTAATCCACAGTGAATTTCATGAATAGTGTAATCTAGCAGCCATCAGCAAAAATAAATATTACTTTGCTTCGCGTATTTTTCGTTCGATCGCTGTAGTAGAATAACCGTCTATATATGTAATAGTTTTTACTTCTCCGCCGTTTTGCATTACCACATCAGCGCCTACAATCGTGTCGATGGTATAGTCAGCACCCTTTACCAGGATGTCTGGCTTAATGGCCGTTATCAGATTCAGAGGAGTAGCTTCTCCGAACAATACTACTGCATCTACAAAGAAAAGTGAGGCAAGGATTAAAGTTCTGGAATGCTGATCGGTAATAGGCCGTGCCGCCCCTTTCAACTCGGATACGGACTGATCCGTATTTACGCCAATAATGAGTTTATTTCCCATGCTGGCTGCTTTCGCAAGATAATCTATATGGCCCAGATGCAGCAGATCGAAACAACCATTTGTAAAAACAATCTTGTTACCCTGAAACTTCCAGATGTTCACCATGGGCAGAAGCTGATCAAGACTTCTTACCTTGCTATTCACAACATCTAATTTATCCATTAGCGGCTCTCCTGTTTAATGAGTGCAATCTACACAAACATATATAAAATCCGGAGCAATATAGAGGTTAATGTACAACGTCTACCTGATCAGATGATTGTTATCATCTGGAAAAACGAGAATTGGCTGATACTTCCTTGCTTCGTCCATTGGAAGGGAACCATAAGACATAATGATCACGATATCGCCAACCTGCGCCAGCCTCGCACATGAACCATTAAGGCAAACTATGCCTGAGCCTCTTTCGCCTTTAATCACGTATGTTTCAAAACGGGCTCCGTTATTGTTGTTTACAACCTGAACTTTTTCATTGGGAATGATGTTCGCGGCGTCTATTAAGTCTTCGTCTATAGTGATACTTCCCACATAATTCAATTCAGCCTGCGTTACCTTCACCCGATGTATCTTCGACTTCAAAACCTGAATAATCATAAGGCAAAATTACTAAAAGTGTTACAAGTTATATGCTTCAAGTTGTAAGCGGGAGGTAATATTATTAGTATCAGGTATTTAGTATCAAGTATCAAGAGATACGGGTTGTAAGTTGCGGGTTGTGAGTTGTGGGAGGCAGTTAGCTTTCGGCGATCAGTTTACTGGACAAGTCCATAATTTATAACCCATAATTCATAACACAATAAGCCGACTGCTACTTCAGCAAGATGTTGTCAATAAGACGGGTTTCACCTACTTTTGCGGCTACAAGAGCAACGATACTGCCCACATCTTTCGATGTTGCGGGTTGCAGGGTTTCTGCGTCGTAAATTTCAAAGTAGTCGAGTTCCACTCCTTCGCTTGCTGATAAAAACGCGATAGCATCTGATTTAAGTTCATCAAGGCTCTTCACACTAAAGTGATCCTTTGCACTATTCAGCGATGCCGACAGAGCGAGGGCATTATGCCTTTCGCTGGAGGAAAGGTGGATATTGCGCGAACTGAGTGCCAGGCCATCCTCTTCCCGTTTTATCGGACACATCACTAGTTTAACCGGGATGTTCAGCATTTTAACCATGCTCCGGAGAATCAGAACCTGCTGAAAATCTTTCTGACCAAAAAACGCGACATCTGGTTTTACAATGTCAAAAAACTTCTTCACAACCTGCGTTACTCCCTGATAGTGGCCGGGCCTGATTTTTCCCTCAAGTACATTTTCCAGATATCCCAGATCGAGATGCCAGCTTTCTCCGGGTTCGTACATCTCTTCGACTGAAGGCAGAAATAAAATATCTACATCGGCACCTCTTAGCTTTTCAATATCTGCGTCTACAGGTCTAGGGTACTTCTCAAGATCGGCAGGATCATTAAACTGGGTAGGGTTTACAAAAATGCTGCAAACAATTACATCAGACTGTCGTCGTGCAATATCTATTAATGATAAATGCCCCTCGTGTAAGGCTCCCATAGTTGGAACGAAACCTATACTTTTTTTCTGCTCCCTCAACTCATTAAGGAATTTTGACAATGCTGACTTTGATGTAAATATTTTCAAATTAATAAAAGCTATCAGCCGTGGGCAATTAGCAATCAGCTCTGTGCCTACCACTGTTTTTATGATATTTCCGTTCAGCAAGCAGTTCCGGAAAACAGATCTGTCTGCTACTGCAAATTAAGCAATAAAAACACTTCGTGTTAGTGCCTTTTTGCTTTATGTTTCAGCCGGCAAAGGTGCTGATTACAAAAAAAATATGCAAGACTCTTGCGTAAATCGTTGATATATCATAATATAATGAGTATATTTGCAGTCCCAAATTCTATTCTTAAACATTTAACATTTGGAGATGGCAAAAACGAAGTTACTGTTTATTACCCACGAGATGTCGCCTTTCCTCGAGTTAACAAAAATTTCTGAAATTACCAGGCAACTGCCCCAGGCAATGCAGGACAAAGGATTCGAAATCCGGATTCTGATGCCGCGTTTCGGCAACATTAATGAGCGCCGCAACCGCCTTCACGAGGTCATCCGCCTTTCAGGAATGAATATCATCATAGATGATAATGATAACCCGCTGATTATTAAAGTCGCATCAATACCTTCAGCTCGTATGCAGGTATATTTTCTTGACAATGAAGAATATTTTCAGCGAAAGCAGGTTTTCAGAGACAACTCAAACAAGTTTTTTGAAGACAATGATGAGCGCACAATTTTCTTCTGCAAAGGGGCACTTGAAACTGTTAAGAAGTTAGGCTGGTCGCCCGATGTAGTTCATTGTCACGGCTGGATGACAGCCCTGGTACCTGTCTATTTAAAAACCACTTATAAGGACGACCCGACTTTTAAAAACGCGAAGGTTGTTTATTCGGTTTACAATAACTGCTTTACAGAAAAGTTCGACAGCGACTTTTCAAGGAAAGCAATTATGAATGGCATGAGTGCAAAGCATACAGACATGTTTAAAGACGGTGACTGTGATTCTTTGCACATCGGCGCTATTGCTTATTCCGACGCCGTAGTTTACGGAGGTCCGGAAATCAGTGAAGAGGTAGTAAGTTTTGTAAAGAATAGTGAAAAGCCGGTTCTGGAATATGAGAACACGCTTGACTATGAAAACTATTATGGCCTTTACGAAGAAATAGCGAACGAGGATCTTGTTTCGCTTGCCTAAAGGCAAGTATTAATTCAGGAGCGCAAGCGCTGAACAAAAAAAGAGGCCGTATCATAATTCAAATGATGCGGCCTCTGTATTTGTTGCCTATTAAGGTAGTGCAAGATGAATTTGGGCAAGCTGTGGATAATTTGCTTTTCGGGGTCGAAAACCAGTCAAAAAGCAGCTTTTCACCCTGCTTTTTTCCTTAAGTTTTGTGCAATTGCAATCAAACCCCATTCGATCTCCACTTTTTCCTTACCCCGAAGCATGAACCTTTTGAAACCATGGTTCTGTTTAATGTTTCCGAAAGTTGGTTCCACATCAAAGCATCGTTTCTTTCGCCGCTGTAGGCCTTCTTCACTGTTTAACAGTTCATGTGCCTTTTGCTTAAGCCGGTTCAGATTTACATTGACCTCAATGATCCTGTTGGCGCTTGATTTATGACAAGCACCGTTGAGCGGACAGTTAGCGCAATTGCCCGCCTGGTATCTTTTTACTGTTTGCTCAAAACCGGTGCTTGTTCGTTTTCTACTTGTCCCGATGAAATTCATCTGCCGGCCCATCGGACAGATGTAACAATCTTTCTCCTGGTTATAGAAAAGCTTGCTTGCTGCAAAAGGCTGTTTGTTATTGTAGTTTTCATTTTGCTCTTTATCGAACATCCCATACTTTACAAAGGCAATGGTTTGCTTTTGTTCCAGCAGCGTGTAGTTTTCTTCAGATCCGTACCCGGCATCCGCGGTGAGCTTTTCAGGTGCTTTGCCAAAGCTGGCTTCATGCTGCGTTAAATGAGCATTCAGCGTATTGGTGTCTGTTGTATTGGAATGAATGGTATAATTGACAATGAACTGGTTGGAGGTAGATATCTGAACATTATAGGCGGGTTTTAACTGACCATTTTTCATGTGGTCTTCTTTCATCCGCATGAAAGTAGCATCCGTATCGGTTTTACTAAAGCTGTTCCTTTGGCCCAGGATCTCTTCCTGATGCTCATATTTTTCTATATTCTGCGGGTAATGTTTAGTAATATACTTCAGTTTAGCCTTCACCTTTTTATCTGCATTATCTTTTGCGGCCAGCTTTTCGTTAAGCTGATCTACGGCAGCTTTTACTTTTTCGCTGTTAATTTCCGTAAAATCAGGCGGCTCAGGCATCTTGTCTTCTTCCGAGGCTACCTGTTGTGCATACTGCCATATCTCAGTCAGTTGCTTTTTCATCTTCTCTTTATTGGTCTGAATCGACTTCTTCCAAACGAAGGTGTACTTGTTGGCATTGGCTTCGATCTTCGTTCCATCCGTATTAATCTCCTCTATGCTCAGCAGCCCTTCTTCCGACAACAGCTTTACCACCTCTTCAAACACACTGCGCAGGGCATGTTTCAAGCGCACACCCCGGAAACGGTTGATCGTATTATGATCGGGATAGCTCATCGAACTTAACCACATGAAGTAAATACTTTCCTTACAGGCTGCCGCCAGTTTACGGCTGGAATAAAGGTTGGTAACGTACCCATAAACCACCACTTTAAGCAGCATTTGAGGGTGATAACTTGAACTTCCCCTAATGTGATAAGCTTTTAAAAGCGGCTCTATATTGAGCTTGTTAATGACCTCATTTACAACCCGGACCGGATGCCATAAAGGGATCAATTCTTCAAGGGTTGGTGGGAGTACCAGAATTTGTGCCTGATTATAGGGCTTGAAAACAGGTTGCTTTACCGCCATCTTTTATCTGATTATACACTAAATATATGAAAATCAGATTATTAAATCAAATAATCAATGGTAAAAATCCTGAAATATTAAAAATAAAAAGAGGCTGCACCATGATTTATGATACAGCCTCTTTTTTTGTTATTGTCAAATCATCTAAACAGAGGCAGTGATTCTTTTGGCTGCATTAATCATCGTCGGATGCATTGGGATCAAACATCCACAGATCGTCGGTACCACTTGTACTCGATCCACCGCCAGTGGTGATATATCCTTTTCCGTTTATGGCAAATCCCGTGGCTCCGTATCTTGAACTTCCCTCAAAGGTATCCACATCTTCCCATAGATCTCTGTCGGGGTTATACCTCCAGCTCGTGCTGGACGTTCCGCTTCCCATCCCGGTAGTTAAATAACCGTAATTTCCGATGGAGAATGCTACTGCCGAATACCGCTGCAGATTATAATTGTAGTCGTCGTTTTCCTTGATCTCCTTCGTTTCTTCATCATCCCCGTCAGGATAAAGAGAGATTTTGCGCGTCCATGTGTCTTTAGAGGGATCATAGGCATAAAAAGAAGGAACGAGTGCTCCGTTATTCTGTCCGCCGCCCACGTAAGCGATATTGCCGATTACGAAAGAAAATGCCATTACCCTCTTGGTTTTTATATTGGAGATTTTCTCCCATCCCGGAGTTGACTTAGATGGATCGTATTTATAAAAGTCCTGCTGATCATTATTCCCATCGGTGCCACTGCCGACGTAACCGATGTTATTGATGGAAAAAGACACAGCATAATAACGACCGCCAGCACCAGGGAAATCAGCTATCTTTGTCCATTTGTTAGTTCCCGGATCATATTCATAGAAATCCTTGTATTTCTCATCGGTCAGCGAATTACGACCTAAACCAACATATCCTTTTCCTCCTGCAGAAAAGGCAACCGCATCTGTTCTGGGAGCGCCAGGAAACGTTGCTATTGTATCCCAATTATCGCGCGCAGCGTCGTAAGACCAAAAATCGGCCAGATGTCTTTTATCTGTTGAACTGGCACCGTAATTATATCCCGTTCCTACATAGGCAATATCGTCGATAACAAAAGAAACAGCTCCCCGCCTTGAAACACCTCCAAAGTCGGACTTCCTGATCCAGTCACCCGCTAAATCATCGTCATCATCACTGCTGCTACATCCTGCAAAGAGGGTTAGCAAACAAAGGAAAAAAGCGCCCGTGAAAAGTTTATTCATAATCCTATAGTTTTAATTTTGTATATGTAACTCTTAATTTGATTTTTACGTCGGCATTGGCCTGAGATCCTACGATCAGGCGATTAAAGGTATTTTGCAGGTCTGCAACCGGCACAGTGAGCAGGAGCGAGGTATTATTGTATTTTGAATAATAGCTTGAAATATACTCAGTCAGAGGAAAACTATACGACGCCTTCCCTTCAACATAATCGCTGTACGTTAAGTATAGGGCTGACTGGCTAGTCTGCGGATCCGACAGTATCTGGGTGGGCCGATTGTTTTTATCGGCAACCAGAAGCACCAGTTGGGCCGGCCTTTCAAAAGGCAGATAATGAGGAGCCCCGGGTGTTTCAACCAGTAGCTCTGCTTTATTGATAACGATATCGCCACCTGAATTTAAAAACCGGATATAGGGTATTGATATCCGGGTAACCAGACCCGCCATCGCCTGAATATAGGTTTTGTCGGATGTAAGGTCAGAAGAAACAACTGTATTGGATAAGCCTATATCTTTTAACTTAGTAGCGCTCCTGTCGGCATCAAAGTGATTGAACTGGTAGTTGTTATCGTACAGACTGAACGCCATCTCCTGTTTTTTCTTATTCCCTTCGCCATCTACATAGGAGTAATAGATCTTTACACTAACGGAATCTCTGAAGCCAACAATAGCGTTTCCGACGCTGGTTCCGGGCTTAAGCACCATTCCCTTAAAATAATCGAGAAAAAGGTCGGTATTAGAGAGAAGAGTACTCTCCTCTTTTACCAGGTTGAAGAACGACTTCCCCATGTTATCTGGCAGGCGAAGCATCAAACTGTCGGAACCCGGTTTCGGATAATAGGAGA from Arcticibacter tournemirensis includes these protein-coding regions:
- a CDS encoding M1 family aminopeptidase encodes the protein MKIQNYWCCIALCIFFSISCSTTQKVVMDPVTVSANAPGANIYRGSYPRLTDIIHTKLDLKFDWDSAYVKGKAFIQAKPWFYSSDSVILNAKGFKVEQVALLLKDESLKPLKYTYDRKKLRISLDKVYTRDEKYTLYIQYVAMPDKLKVGEDINSSGDRGFYFINPRGKETDKPRQFWTQGETESNSAWFPTIDGPQEKMTQEISLTVPDSMVTLSNGILDFSSDNGDGTRTDTWRQEQPHSTYLTMVAAGKFDIVKDSWKGKEVSYYMEPAFAKNARLIFGKTPGMIEFFSNKTGVPYPWEKYSQIVVRDFQGGAMENTTATVLFERMNMTKEQYLDESYEDIISHELFHHWFGDLVTAESWANLPLNESFATYGEYLWNEHKYGRDHADQYGWKDLQTYLTSTQGKDADVIRFNYADRDQMFDAVSYQKGGRILHMLRKTVGDEAFFKSLHLYLTRNAYKTAEIDDLRMAFEEVTGEDLNWFFNQWFLASGHPVLKIDTRYDAAAKKVIVSVVQQQDLSKVPLYRLPMAIDIYVSGNTERKEVVADKQSQNFSFDVPAEPELVNVDAEKYLLATKKEAKTLSQNIFQYTHAPLFMDRLEALQALEKMPAEKAARETMIKALDDKNWELRLRAVNFIPKLNDEEKAGLYDKVKSMAVNDGRSYVRAGAVAILKKVFQSRDNRAVLEKVQSDKAPSVQNALAEK
- a CDS encoding peroxiredoxin family protein, which produces MPHQIKRKANHLKIYSFLIALLWSATLFFSCGKSSEGLENGTWRATLKTESGTEIPFNFIVSDTSGRKVIYITNAGERFRVDDISVSNDSVTIKLPLFDSEIKAEFSSSGLNGKWIRHLPGKEVAMEFAAEHGVTSRFLVSGDGSGQNVTGRWSSTFVSSDGKDTTIAVGEFTQDSTKVTGTFLTTTGDYRYLEGALSGDKLFLSTFDGSHAFLFTGRVKGNTIIDGKFYAGLSSVDNWTAKKDPNAMLPDAYSLTRLKPGYSTIDFNFPDLNGNNVSLSSSRFKNKVVIVQFLGSWCPNCMDESGYLAPFYKKNKSKGVEVVGLAYERTTDTERSKKSLQQLRDRLDITYPILLTGYTNKEALKSMPALNEFKAFPTTIVIDKRGKVRSIHTGFSGPGTGKHYTDFVMEFEKQINDLLRES
- the rfaE2 gene encoding D-glycero-beta-D-manno-heptose 1-phosphate adenylyltransferase, with amino-acid sequence MDKLDVVNSKVRSLDQLLPMVNIWKFQGNKIVFTNGCFDLLHLGHIDYLAKAASMGNKLIIGVNTDQSVSELKGAARPITDQHSRTLILASLFFVDAVVLFGEATPLNLITAIKPDILVKGADYTIDTIVGADVVMQNGGEVKTITYIDGYSTTAIERKIREAK
- the panD gene encoding aspartate 1-decarboxylase, which gives rise to MIIQVLKSKIHRVKVTQAELNYVGSITIDEDLIDAANIIPNEKVQVVNNNNGARFETYVIKGERGSGIVCLNGSCARLAQVGDIVIIMSYGSLPMDEARKYQPILVFPDDNNHLIR
- the panC gene encoding pantoate--beta-alanine ligase, producing MKIFTSKSALSKFLNELREQKKSIGFVPTMGALHEGHLSLIDIARRQSDVIVCSIFVNPTQFNDPADLEKYPRPVDADIEKLRGADVDILFLPSVEEMYEPGESWHLDLGYLENVLEGKIRPGHYQGVTQVVKKFFDIVKPDVAFFGQKDFQQVLILRSMVKMLNIPVKLVMCPIKREEDGLALSSRNIHLSSSERHNALALSASLNSAKDHFSVKSLDELKSDAIAFLSASEGVELDYFEIYDAETLQPATSKDVGSIVALVAAKVGETRLIDNILLK
- a CDS encoding glycogen/starch synthase is translated as MAKTKLLFITHEMSPFLELTKISEITRQLPQAMQDKGFEIRILMPRFGNINERRNRLHEVIRLSGMNIIIDDNDNPLIIKVASIPSARMQVYFLDNEEYFQRKQVFRDNSNKFFEDNDERTIFFCKGALETVKKLGWSPDVVHCHGWMTALVPVYLKTTYKDDPTFKNAKVVYSVYNNCFTEKFDSDFSRKAIMNGMSAKHTDMFKDGDCDSLHIGAIAYSDAVVYGGPEISEEVVSFVKNSEKPVLEYENTLDYENYYGLYEEIANEDLVSLA
- a CDS encoding IS1182 family transposase; this translates as MAVKQPVFKPYNQAQILVLPPTLEELIPLWHPVRVVNEVINKLNIEPLLKAYHIRGSSSYHPQMLLKVVVYGYVTNLYSSRKLAAACKESIYFMWLSSMSYPDHNTINRFRGVRLKHALRSVFEEVVKLLSEEGLLSIEEINTDGTKIEANANKYTFVWKKSIQTNKEKMKKQLTEIWQYAQQVASEEDKMPEPPDFTEINSEKVKAAVDQLNEKLAAKDNADKKVKAKLKYITKHYPQNIEKYEHQEEILGQRNSFSKTDTDATFMRMKEDHMKNGQLKPAYNVQISTSNQFIVNYTIHSNTTDTNTLNAHLTQHEASFGKAPEKLTADAGYGSEENYTLLEQKQTIAFVKYGMFDKEQNENYNNKQPFAASKLFYNQEKDCYICPMGRQMNFIGTSRKRTSTGFEQTVKRYQAGNCANCPLNGACHKSSANRIIEVNVNLNRLKQKAHELLNSEEGLQRRKKRCFDVEPTFGNIKQNHGFKRFMLRGKEKVEIEWGLIAIAQNLRKKAG
- a CDS encoding Kelch repeat-containing protein; its protein translation is MNKLFTGAFFLCLLTLFAGCSSSDDDDDLAGDWIRKSDFGGVSRRGAVSFVIDDIAYVGTGYNYGASSTDKRHLADFWSYDAARDNWDTIATFPGAPRTDAVAFSAGGKGYVGLGRNSLTDEKYKDFYEYDPGTNKWTKIADFPGAGGRYYAVSFSINNIGYVGSGTDGNNDQQDFYKYDPSKSTPGWEKISNIKTKRVMAFSFVIGNIAYVGGGQNNGALVPSFYAYDPSKDTWTRKISLYPDGDDEETKEIKENDDYNYNLQRYSAVAFSIGNYGYLTTGMGSGTSSTSWRYNPDRDLWEDVDTFEGSSRYGATGFAINGKGYITTGGGSSTSGTDDLWMFDPNASDDD
- a CDS encoding DUF4270 family protein; protein product: MDNSIRRCMQLLKWFAGLLTLVVVLASCEKNSSIGIGEDETLFANITDTVTISTATMLLDSLPSAGKGVLLVGRINDPELGIISSSSYFQISPSGLNTSSLPTDAVFDSVRLRLNYSGYYYGDTLQKQDISVYQLSERLVLPKVSDYLSSEAQNVFSSSATFYNRSKFRHDPAPLATLSYYPKPGSDSLMLRLPDNMGKSFFNLVKEESTLLSNTDLFLDYFKGMVLKPGTSVGNAIVGFRDSVSVKIYYSYVDGEGNKKKQEMAFSLYDNNYQFNHFDADRSATKLKDIGLSNTVVSSDLTSDKTYIQAMAGLVTRISIPYIRFLNSGGDIVINKAELLVETPGAPHYLPFERPAQLVLLVADKNNRPTQILSDPQTSQSALYLTYSDYVEGKASYSFPLTEYISSYYSKYNNTSLLLTVPVADLQNTFNRLIVGSQANADVKIKLRVTYTKLKL